The nucleotide window GCTGTACACAGGCACGGAGCTCACATACAAGGTCATCGGAGGAGTGCTCGACTTTTACTTCTTTGCCGGGCCTTCGCCGCTGGCGGTGGTGGATCAGTACACTGCTCTCATCGGTCGCCCTGCTCCCATGCCGTACTGGGCGCTAGGTAGATCATCCAACTGTTCTCATTCCTCTGTTCTGGAGTTTGTTTTGACGCTATTTAGCTAGATTTAGCTGCTTCAACTCACGTCGCACAAAGAACTTGGTTTGTGTCCTCCCTCTATTCTGCTTACTACTCATTGTTTTGACAGGATTCCACCAATGCAGATGGGGCTACAAAAACCTCTCGGTGGTGGAAGGGGTGGTGGAGGGCTACAAGAAGGCTCGGATACCTCTTGATGTGATCTGGAACGATGACGATCACATGGATGCAGCCAAGGACTTCACGCTCGACCCTGTCAACTACCCGCGGCCGAAGCTGCTCGACTTCCTCAGCAGAATCCATTCGCAAGGCATGAAGTACATCGTGCTCATCGATCCCGGAATAGCCGTTAACTCCAGCTACGGTGTCTACCAGAGGGGAATGGCCAAGGACGTCTTCATCAAGTACGAGGGCAAGCCTTACCTGGCTCAGGTGTGGCCTGGGCCTGTCTACTTCCCGGACTACCTCAACCCCAACGGGGTCGCGTGGTGGGTCGATGAGATTGCCAGGTTCCACGAACTGGTGCCCGTCGATGGCCTCTGGATCGACATGAACGAGGCTTCAAACTTCTGCACAGGGAAGTGCGAGCTCCCAGCCAACCATTCGTGCCCGGTGCCGGGTTCCAAAACACCATGGATTTGTTGTCTGGATTGCAAGAACATCACCAACACCAGATGGGACGAGCCGCCCTACAAGATCAACGCATCAGGATCGCAGGCTCCGTTGGGTTCCAAGACGATAGCCACGAGCGCGACGCATTACGGTGGAATCCTGGAGTACAATGCACACAGCTTGTATGGCTTCTCCCAGGCCATTGCTACTCACGAGGCCCTCCAGGGACTCCAGGGGAAGCGTCCCTTCATTCTCTCCCGCTCCACTTTTGTGGGATCGGGAGCGTATGCTGCGCATTGGACGGGCGACAACAAGGGCAACTGGGTCAACCTCCGCTACTCGATATCCACCGTGCTGAACTTTGGGCTCTTCGGCATGCCCATGGTCGGCTCCGACATCTGCGGCTTCTACCCAGCACCCACGGAGGAGCTCTGCAACCGCTGGATCCAGCTCGGTGCGTTCTATCCCTTCTCAAGAGACCACGCCAAATTTGCTTCGCCGAGACAAGAGCTTTACGTGTGGGACTCGGTCGCCAAATCTGCAAGAAATGCTTTGGGCATGCGGTACAAGCTGCTCCCCTATCTGTATACGTTGAACTACGAAGCTCACACCAGTGGCGCGCCAATGGCGAGGCCTGTATTCTTCTCGTTCCCCAACTTCACAGCAAGCTACGGGCTCAGCACTCAGTTCTTGCTAGGGAGCAGCGTCATGGTGTCGCCGGTCCTGAACAAGGCCAAGACGAAAGTGAAAGCGATGTTCCCCCCTGGCACCTGGTATAACCTGTTCGACATGACCAAGGCCGTCATTTCCAAGGACGAGCGCTACATAACTCTCGATGCTCCGCTGAACGAGATCAACGTGCATGTGTACCAGAACACCATCCTCCCGATGCAGAGAGGAGGGATGATCTCCAAGGAGGCGAGAGCGACACCGTTTACGCTTATCGTGTCCTTCCCCTTTGGAGCCGCCGAAGGAGATGCCAGAGGGAGCGTGTACGTGGACGACGACGAGCGCCCGGAGATGAAGCTCGTGGACGGGGAGGCTTCCTACGTCGAGTTCTATGCCAGCCTTCGTGAGAAGACGACGGTCACGGTGTGGTCTCAAGTGGAGTTGGGGAGCTTCAGTCTGCAGAAGGGTTTGCTGATCGAGAAGGTGCGCGTGCTGGGGCTGCAGGGAAGCGGACAGGCGCTGGTGATCGAGGTGGATGGCGAACCCTCGGCGGATGCTTACTTTGCCGAGACTTCTCCGATGCATCAAGAAGAGAAGGTGGAGGGAGGGAACAGCAGGAGTAGCACGGTGGTGGAGGTTGCAGGACTGTCGTTGCCTCTGGGGAAGAAGTTCTCCATGACTTGGAAGATGGGGATCAATGAATGATTCAGTCTCCTACTGCTTTGCCTTGTTTCTTCATTTCCCTGTGATCACCTGGATAGCCAAACCAAATCTTGCTTTCCTCCCGAGGGATATAAATCCAGATTTGATGAAAGAAGGAACTTATATTTCTGGCCTTTTTATCCGATTGTTTTCACTTATTTGCAATCATTTTGCTGTTGCCCAACACCAAGCAGATGATGATCAATTTGAATGCAATATTTGCTGACGAATGACACACAGATTTAGAGAGCTGCAAATAAGACACAGCAGCTTATTTTTATCTCAGTAACACAAGATGCATGCATATTTTATCTTTCGAAGAGAGTCAGCGAAGATGCAGAAAAAGTGTTAAAGTGTTTAGATGGGGTTCGATCTCGATTGCTTATGTTCCAAGGATAAGAAGTCCCTTGTCAACTTTCTTTCTCAAGGAAAGATTCTGAGCGCTATcgtatttaatttaaatatatgaagaaaagaagagattatatgtaagtataattttttataataataataataataataataatatattattagtcTAGATCAAATTAAATAGAAGACGAAGAAATCAAGACAGATGTAAAAAAATGGAATGTgaactttaaaaaaaaatatttataaatcttGAACTATTCGTTAACTTTGAACCCAACTAAACACTTCAGATTTGGATGGATTTATATATGTAAATGCTATATATTTATAGGTGTAGAATAATAATTTAGATCAAAagatgttagtttggcaagtcccatagtcccacgttGGGAAAACAAGgcatgttatctcctattggaactataaataagggtttgggCTTTAAAGTCAGGAACACCACAagatgcaccataagaaaaacctaagtatttgctttgggtttaagtccatactcagttcaataatttgggcttatagttgaggtttttcttgtgCTCCTCTTTCATCCGTAGATGTAGgtcagtggatgtaggtcaaggttaattgatcgaaccacgtaaatctggtgttcttgtcgcttcttttatttttctgctttattgtctttgtcgggttgccaaaattaccctttggtaaatttcctaggactAGCTTTAACAAAAGACCCTTATTTTAAAACTCTATCTATTCAGATTATTTAAAagataagaaataaaaatattaaaatccttcAAAAACTAATACTttaaagataaaaatattaaaacaaaCACTTCCTCTTAGTATATTTTTAAAGATAAGTCCTAACTTGCTTGAAATATCTTGAAACGATTTTTGGggaaagattttataaaaatatatgtgaCATTATCTATGCTCTCGATTACCATGACTTTGATGAAATAATACCTTGAGGCATCTTTTCTctgattaaataatattaattttaatatgcttGATTCACAAATTAGAATTATAACTCATTTTTAGGTATTTTGACTATCACATTATAAAATAGTTGGTTTATTAATTTAACAGCAAACGTCCAGACACTTTGATCATATATATTCTTGAGTTGTAGGTGAGGAAACATTATATTATGCTTAGATAGACACTTTGATcataacggggtgagcatataaagctcagcaagcgactaacatatccaaagtaaagaggacagtttttttttttcaaacaaataaggtatcaaaaatacaaagcaaagatataagatgaaacaaaagcatgtgttgtttgaatacagaattacgatgtcatttcgttccaagcatgttttattcatataatcgaggaagggtaattggaccatatcattgacataaggagcatatccatggcatatggtaatttcaaggtataacaaagtcttataatatttcggaaatatatcaaagaacaaaacatgaatagaagctcaaatgtcacatgtcgatgcattcatttcattcttatccaaagcatgcatagaaacatagccaaagctttggatatcatatcaaacacatagaaggtgaagtgggatcataacataatatggtcaatccatttctgaatgaccaccaaacataagtctcccacgtctgggagctccatccatgcacgtctgagtgaagtcataggggtccgacagagcatcgcgggctctaagcataactccctttaccatttctagcaaaggttcacatttatcccacaaacactagagtacaatgggacagtatgaataatgaaattagcatatatcagaagcacatgtggaacaacgaaatgcacatatgcctttcgagtctatacgatacaaacataatctttcacaaatgtattcagatttgaaaggaaacaaaagcaagagcatacaaggatttcaagaaatcacatatagctcaattgaaataagaaagttagatgaattcaatgtccaaagaaacgaaattggaagaggcacatatcgaaagcaaatgtggaacaatgggatgcatgtgctgaatcattacgatgcaaacatgaactttagatgatagctgcagatgaataaataaataaaggataaaagtatataggaatttaaggtaataatataaatcttaactgaagtaagagtttttgccgaaatctatttccaaagagaagaaacaaggaaacccgaaattgaccaaagctcgattttagcagaatttgataggaacattgtataaactatttggataatcaattatactcaaatttatacaaaataggtgtcattagaaagctttgtcattctagttttaggcaaatcaattttacaagaattggaattttacaatagggagttacagataattttgtagtgaaaggtctgaaaatatttgctctgttttacttaatccatagggtcgataaaACTAGATTTTTCAATTAGCAATTatgctccaaaaatttcaaatcaggtttataaaaaagcattttgagtctagcttcgaataaatcatactttgtatgaatctgagttcacaccagaaagttataagtagttaagcaacaagagatcagaaattttagtccctattttgcagaatctgtagggttaatttaaatagaagtcttagtatgttgaatctcggattttgatgataaaatcaattgatgggttaaataatctaatccatattattgagttaagtgtgcaggattaactacgataaccagaaaacacaaagcaaggataccggagtcaagttcggacgtttaagagtccgaagaatcgtcggagatgctgccggaaccaaccgagaagaaatcgggaacctatcggaattttcggaagttcgccgaagagatcgtcggaggttcacagagatcaccgagaaggctcgactactcattaaagtcatcacaagttcgggagcttgttgggagcccatcggaagaagttcgtcggaaagctcgccgaaacaatactcgacgttcgcagttgaaaacttgcttaggatgtgttttgttatgtagttcacttataattaggattatgattaagagataatcctatatcctggttaggggccaactgggcccaaaattagacttggtttgggctaaatttgaaccccaacaagtgaaccgaagggtctggcggtggcaccgccagactgggcggttgcaccacccagcacccgagagctgggcggtagcaccgctgggctgggcggtggcaccgcccagcactatcagtgtctgacattgacaggcaacggcaccgccactgacaagcggtggcatcgccagcatcgggaactcaaagagaattcaaattttggagcccaaatttgaatcctcttgaggcctataaatatccctcaaatctcagctgagatcacaattttttgagcagcaagtgtttgagagaaaggccttagaaaagtcttagctagccttgttttcaatttgctagtgttcacctccttctttcttgctgaaaatctgtaagagagtgaactgcttgtaaaaagttgtaagaggggtattcacccttccctttcaagagatttgctagtggaaggtgggagcctcatcgaagtggggccttgcaagtggatgtaggtcatttgaccgaaccattgtaaaatcggtgtgatctctggtttgcatttacttattgtcatttacattactgcaaaccatttgcactttaatgctatactgctttgtctctgtcttacttatcccttcaaattaaaacgcaatcgaaacgattttaaacaaaaacattgcttttctcgtacgaagtttccgaaaagtgtttaaatcgtgaaaagttatcgcactttaccgctgcactaattcacccccccccccctcttagtgtcgctccaatcctaacaattagtatcagagcaaggctcactctcatatttggtttaatacccaagagagatagcttactccggcatgcatgagggacactctatcacacgtccacctatgtttaatgggtcggattacatctACTGGAAGacccatatgaggatcttcctcatttccatggatttcaaactatggactattgtcgaaaacggatttcaaaaatcttctcttccgatgagcgaatggaatgaatcggagaagaaggtttttgctttaaacgcaaaggctatgaatgccttgttttgtgtactagacaaaaatgaatttaatcgtgcttcaatttgtgattcggcttttgatatttggagaattcttgaggtcactcatgaaggcactagccgagtaaaagagtccaaaatcaacatccttgtgcactcttacaaacttttccgaatgaaaccaagtgagtccatcggagacatgtacacccggttcatagatgtcatcaatggactcaaagctcttggtaaagattttactaactttgaactagtaactaaaatcttaagatccctccctaaaagttgggatccaaaagttacggtaattcaagaggccaaagaccttaaaacattcccttttgaagaacttattgggtctctaatgacctatgaaatgacatgtcaagctcatgataagctcgagaacccccttccaaaga belongs to Musa acuminata AAA Group cultivar baxijiao chromosome BXJ1-11, Cavendish_Baxijiao_AAA, whole genome shotgun sequence and includes:
- the LOC135597269 gene encoding alpha-xylosidase 1-like, encoding MPSSSTSPLHLALCCVTLLSLHFCAAVPTTKVGFGYRLVSIEENRNGGGLIGHLQLKRSTSAYGPDIPHLRLFVKHETKDRLRVHITDAEEGRWEVPYNLLPREHPPPSGSKASTTPFTASEYAGDELIFSYTSDPFTFVVKRKANGQTLFDSSCGTIVFKDQYLEISTHLPKTASLYGLGENTQPGGIRLRPSDPYTLYTTDISAINLNSDLYGSHPVYMDLRNEGGEAAAHAVLLLNSNGMDVLYTGTELTYKVIGGVLDFYFFAGPSPLAVVDQYTALIGRPAPMPYWALGFHQCRWGYKNLSVVEGVVEGYKKARIPLDVIWNDDDHMDAAKDFTLDPVNYPRPKLLDFLSRIHSQGMKYIVLIDPGIAVNSSYGVYQRGMAKDVFIKYEGKPYLAQVWPGPVYFPDYLNPNGVAWWVDEIARFHELVPVDGLWIDMNEASNFCTGKCELPANHSCPVPGSKTPWICCLDCKNITNTRWDEPPYKINASGSQAPLGSKTIATSATHYGGILEYNAHSLYGFSQAIATHEALQGLQGKRPFILSRSTFVGSGAYAAHWTGDNKGNWVNLRYSISTVLNFGLFGMPMVGSDICGFYPAPTEELCNRWIQLGAFYPFSRDHAKFASPRQELYVWDSVAKSARNALGMRYKLLPYLYTLNYEAHTSGAPMARPVFFSFPNFTASYGLSTQFLLGSSVMVSPVLNKAKTKVKAMFPPGTWYNLFDMTKAVISKDERYITLDAPLNEINVHVYQNTILPMQRGGMISKEARATPFTLIVSFPFGAAEGDARGSVYVDDDERPEMKLVDGEASYVEFYASLREKTTVTVWSQVELGSFSLQKGLLIEKVRVLGLQGSGQALVIEVDGEPSADAYFAETSPMHQEEKVEGGNSRSSTVVEVAGLSLPLGKKFSMTWKMGINE